CTTTAAAGCATACGTCTGGTTTTAGCACTAGGACAGCCGCGATATCAACCGCTAAGCTCTAGAAGATCTATGGCTGGTACATCTGTGCCGAGATTCCCTGCTGTTGAAGTTCGTTAATTAGTTCCTGGGCGCGATCGGCAGAACTAAAGGCTCCCAATTGCACCTGCGCCCCACTATCAAAGTTACGCACGTAGGCATCACCCACCACCGCTTGAGCATCCTCTAAACTGCGATCGCCACTGTAGTCTGTTACAACGTAGAAATACTCTCCGGAGGCATCAGAATTCGCTACAGGCGCAGAGGAGGATGGTGCAGGCTCTACGTAGGCCGGAGCCGCAGCAACAGGCTCAGGTTCTACAGCCGGGGCAACATCTGGAACACTCGCTTCGACAGCAGGTGGAGCCACAGCAGGAGCCGGATCAGCCGACCATGAATTTCCAGGTAACTCAGTAGTCGAAATAATCGATGGAGCAGAGGCGATCGCCCCAATAGGAGTCACACTTAATGAATTCACACCAGCTTGCTCCTCGGCGCTAGATGGAGACGCAGACGGCTTTGGCGAAGGATTGGATGCCATGGGGGGAATCAGAGACGATCGACCGCGAATCGTACTCAACGTCTCCAGATTTAAGTTCACAAACTCATCCGCAGACAGGTCTGGATAGGGGTGAAGGTTAGATTGCTCAGAGGGATCGGTAGGCTGAACCGTTGAACTGGATGCATCATCGCTGCGGCGTTGGAACAACTGCCCCCAGGTTTCAAATCCCAGCATTGAAGGATTCACTATTAGGAAGCCGAGCATAGCACTCGCAACCAAGAACAGAAGCAACAGACCCACACCTAAGGGCGTGAGAAGACCATCAATTAAGCGATCGCCCGATTCCTCATAATCAGACTCAACGGACTCATCCGCTAAACTGCGTAGTAAATGTTCCGACGATTCTAAGTAATCCTCCGGCAAGGACGAGGTTACCTCTGGCGCAAAGGACGGAGATTGAAGACCGGGAGCGATCGCCACCGTATCAGCCTCGTCCCAAGGGGAAGGAATCGGATCAGAAGACGAAGTAGGGGCTAGCGAGGCCGTGGGTAGCAGTGCCTTTGGATCAGCCGATTGCAGCGTGGGTGATTCATTAGCAGGAGAACAAGTGGGCGATCGCCGCCCAGGATGCAAGCGTCGCTGGACAAGCCGATGCCTGCGGTAGCGAGCAAGCTCTTCTTCGACTTGAATGTCTAAACTGGCTAGCACCGCTTGAAGTGCAGACTCATTGGATGAAGACGATGTGGTCGTTCGCGATACTGATTGTCCAACCATTTGGATATTCCTGGTATGGTCTCTGTCTAGTGCGGCCATTACCGCAGTACAACGCTGTCATGCAGAGTCATTAAGCCATCGAACCTAACACCTGTACAATTGCGATGGAATGCCCTGAACACCCTACTACATACGCTAAACCTGAGGTAAACTAGTGCCGATTGGCATGAACACACGGTACAGGTGCAGCCCATCAGTCTTAGCGCCCATCATTATAGCTCCATGCCTTCAGTTATGACTCTACTGATGGATAAATATCTAAAAATTAACAAAAAAATTCACTATCCCTAGCGTTTCACCGCCTATGCGGTCATGCCTATGACCTCCTTTCAACCGCTCAATGGCATTCTCCACTCATTAGAGCAAAACCAAAGTAACTGGCGATCGCGCAAGCAGTTTAACGCCCTGGTTCTGTGCTGGCCGCAGGTTGTGGGTGCTGTCGTAGCGGCTCAAACTCGCCCCATTGCGCTTCAACGAGGCACGCTCATCGTAGCAACCTCCAGCGCGGCTTGGGCGCAAAACCTAGCCTTTGAGCGTCAGATTCTGCTCCAAAAGCTAAAACAAAAGCTCAAGGGGATCGTTCTCCCAGACGAGTTAGTAGATATCCGCTTTTCCACAACCCACTGGGCTTCGCGATCGCCAACCTCAGACGTAAGCCCCCTCGATTCTGCACAGGTTTGGCAAGGACACCCAAGCTATCTGCCTCCCCATCAATCCAGATCCGTTCAGCCCCCCCCTACGGATCAGCCAACGGAACCTCCTAGAGAACCCAAGGCCGCCTTTCAGCAGTGGGCGGCCCATATTCAAGAGCGATCGCGGCATCTGCCGCTTTGTCCCCAGTGCCAGTGTCCAACCCCGCAAGGGGAATTAGACCGTTGGTCAATGTGCGCCCTATGCGCCCCTAAACACTGGATGCGATCACCCCATCCATAAATTCATACACCCAATCCATCTCAACCCCGATCAAAGGATCTAAAGCCATCACTTCGAGCTTCTGATATTAGCCTCTGATATTGGCCAAGGAACAACCATGGCACAAAATCAAGCCTATGACTAAATTAATAAGCACAAATACTTATTAAAAACACCCTTTTCAACCGTAAGTTTCGGCAAGAATAGGGACCCTGTAGCCCAAACTCCAGTCACATCAAGGATCTTGAACTCTTCTTTCACGAAGATCGAGAAAAGTACATCCTAAATTTAGGATTGCGCTACGTATTTCCCCGTTGCCATGGGCGATCGCTGTACTCCTATTCAACCATTCCAATTGGGGATCACGGAGAAAGCAAGGTTCTCCTAAGCTATGAACCTCAGTACCGTCGGAACTTCTACTAGCACCTTTATCCCCTACATTGCTGTAGAGGTCTTTGGAGCCCTAGCAGTAAATAAAAATGAAAAAGGTGGATCCTATCAACATTTGATCTGTATCTAAGAATACAAAGAACCATTGAAATATTAAGTCTAAAAACCGTCAAAGAAATTCTTCACCGGATCTTTTTCTATTGATCCCCAATGGCTTAGTCGAAAAAACAGCGGTTTTAGCCTTTGATCCCCACAAAAACAAAACATCCGTTTTTACTGTTTCTAATTCTTAATGAGATTATAAAGAGAATCTAAACTTTTGTTTTGCAGAAAAGTGCTGAAAAGCCTTGGTAAGCAATGGTTTTATAGCTTTTAATCAGCTTCTATCGCTTCGGGAAAAAGATGAGAATAGAAGTGCAGAATTTAACGCCCAGCACGCCGCCATGAGAAACTCATCCCTTGCTATATCCGCCTGCCGTCACTGCCAACATTACGCTACAGAAGGGCGTCGAGGGGGTCACTGTAAGCAGTTGGGTGCTCATGTGCAAGGAGGTTGGAAGGCTTGTTGCTTGGCGATCCCACCCTTTGCACCGACTTGGGAAGACTCTACGGGGATCAATGACGATACTGTTCCTGCTTGGTTGCCCGATCTGTCTAATATTCCAACCGTAGCGGTTGCCAGTTGTGACAGCG
This Synechococcales cyanobacterium T60_A2020_003 DNA region includes the following protein-coding sequences:
- a CDS encoding SPOR domain-containing protein, translating into MVGQSVSRTTTSSSSNESALQAVLASLDIQVEEELARYRRHRLVQRRLHPGRRSPTCSPANESPTLQSADPKALLPTASLAPTSSSDPIPSPWDEADTVAIAPGLQSPSFAPEVTSSLPEDYLESSEHLLRSLADESVESDYEESGDRLIDGLLTPLGVGLLLLFLVASAMLGFLIVNPSMLGFETWGQLFQRRSDDASSSTVQPTDPSEQSNLHPYPDLSADEFVNLNLETLSTIRGRSSLIPPMASNPSPKPSASPSSAEEQAGVNSLSVTPIGAIASAPSIISTTELPGNSWSADPAPAVAPPAVEASVPDVAPAVEPEPVAAAPAYVEPAPSSSAPVANSDASGEYFYVVTDYSGDRSLEDAQAVVGDAYVRNFDSGAQVQLGAFSSADRAQELINELQQQGISAQMYQP
- a CDS encoding DUF721 domain-containing protein, whose amino-acid sequence is MTSFQPLNGILHSLEQNQSNWRSRKQFNALVLCWPQVVGAVVAAQTRPIALQRGTLIVATSSAAWAQNLAFERQILLQKLKQKLKGIVLPDELVDIRFSTTHWASRSPTSDVSPLDSAQVWQGHPSYLPPHQSRSVQPPPTDQPTEPPREPKAAFQQWAAHIQERSRHLPLCPQCQCPTPQGELDRWSMCALCAPKHWMRSPHP